One part of the Streptomyces ferrugineus genome encodes these proteins:
- a CDS encoding sensor histidine kinase: MWRARWILRPAGSTASARRRLLSTPRRRTSGAHGPLRLSRAHVVTVLGMAVVTAVIDLGELLWFGYSTGWLLVTLVTAVALAASLALRRRRPGAALAVAALGYAVAWVISWSEPRPLPAMAQAALWVAVFSAIAEGTSRLRLTAIAMLGMCVAMEAFEGIRMSDTYAAGRPELLVYDTVSVSFVPVVVVAIAETVRGRIRLATEQADQAERLRQLDARAAVRDERLRLARELHDVVANRLSAVTMRITAAGHVRGRDSTAESVALAEIGHEIGTALGELRSVLGTLRDDEDGIGAATPPSLRDVGLLAEEARRAGALVDIVISGDPYPLPSMVDLASYRIVQEALTNVARHAFPPQATVRLDYGSDQLRVRIEDEGVLQPGSPSGSSGHGIIGIRERAALCGGWASAGPRPGGGWGVEAALPVKKDGS; encoded by the coding sequence GTGTGGCGGGCGCGATGGATACTCCGTCCCGCCGGTTCGACCGCAAGTGCCAGAAGGAGACTCTTGTCAACGCCGCGTAGGAGAACTTCCGGGGCACACGGACCGTTGCGGCTGTCGCGTGCCCACGTCGTCACGGTGCTGGGCATGGCCGTGGTCACGGCAGTGATCGACCTGGGTGAGCTGCTGTGGTTCGGCTACTCCACGGGGTGGCTGCTGGTCACCCTGGTCACCGCCGTCGCGCTTGCAGCGTCATTGGCCCTGCGCCGCAGGCGCCCGGGGGCGGCGCTCGCCGTTGCCGCTCTGGGCTACGCCGTCGCGTGGGTCATCTCCTGGTCGGAGCCGCGGCCTCTGCCGGCCATGGCGCAGGCTGCCCTGTGGGTGGCCGTGTTCAGTGCGATCGCCGAGGGAACAAGCCGTCTGCGGCTCACCGCCATCGCCATGCTCGGGATGTGTGTCGCCATGGAAGCGTTCGAGGGAATCCGTATGAGCGATACATATGCTGCTGGGCGGCCCGAACTCCTGGTCTACGACACGGTAAGCGTCAGTTTCGTCCCGGTCGTGGTGGTGGCGATCGCCGAGACGGTCCGGGGTCGTATCCGGCTGGCCACCGAACAAGCCGATCAGGCCGAGCGACTGCGTCAGCTGGACGCCCGCGCCGCGGTCCGTGACGAGCGGCTGCGCCTGGCACGGGAGCTCCACGACGTCGTGGCCAACCGGCTCAGCGCGGTGACCATGCGGATCACTGCCGCCGGTCATGTCCGAGGGCGTGACAGCACGGCCGAGAGCGTCGCCCTTGCTGAGATCGGCCATGAGATCGGTACGGCTCTCGGTGAGCTGCGCAGTGTGCTCGGTACCCTGCGGGATGACGAAGACGGCATCGGCGCGGCCACTCCGCCCTCGCTGAGGGACGTCGGTCTGCTGGCCGAGGAGGCCCGCCGTGCCGGCGCACTGGTGGACATCGTCATCAGCGGCGACCCGTACCCGCTGCCCAGCATGGTCGATCTCGCGTCCTACCGCATCGTGCAGGAGGCCCTGACGAACGTGGCCCGTCACGCCTTCCCTCCGCAGGCGACGGTTCGCCTCGACTACGGCAGTGATCAGCTGCGTGTACGCATCGAAGACGAAGGTGTGCTGCAGCCCGGTTCGCCATCCGGCTCGTCAGGTCATGGAATCATCGGGATCCGTGAGCGCGCCGCGTTGTGCGGCGGCTGGGCCTCAGCAGGCCCTCGGCCCGGGGGCGGTTGGGGGGTCGAGGCGGCCCTGCCCGTGAAGAAGGATGGTTCGTGA
- a CDS encoding response regulator — protein sequence MTFSILLADDQDMVRTSMRIMIDVEPDLEVVGEAADGEAAVAMAARLRPDVVVMDIRMPKVDGVAATRRIMAEPDPPAVLALTTFDIDEYLFGTLQAGAAGFVLKKDSASTLLDGIRAVARGNGFVSPGPTRRLIARVSAVGGGPCALPTELTPRERDVLALLGHALSNTQIARRLHIEESTVKSHVQNVLTKLNARTRVQAALIASRAGLLDEPTP from the coding sequence GTGACGTTTTCCATACTGCTCGCCGACGACCAGGACATGGTGCGTACCAGCATGCGCATCATGATCGACGTCGAGCCCGACCTCGAAGTGGTCGGGGAGGCCGCGGACGGAGAAGCAGCCGTGGCCATGGCCGCCCGGCTTCGCCCCGATGTGGTGGTCATGGACATCCGGATGCCGAAGGTGGACGGGGTGGCGGCCACACGCAGGATCATGGCCGAGCCGGATCCGCCGGCTGTCCTCGCGCTCACGACCTTCGACATCGACGAGTACCTGTTCGGCACCCTCCAGGCGGGAGCCGCCGGATTCGTGCTGAAGAAGGACAGCGCATCCACCCTGCTCGACGGCATCCGGGCCGTCGCCCGCGGCAATGGCTTCGTCTCGCCCGGACCGACCAGGCGACTGATCGCCCGGGTTTCCGCAGTCGGCGGCGGCCCGTGCGCGCTGCCCACGGAGCTGACGCCGCGGGAACGTGACGTCCTGGCACTGCTCGGACACGCCCTCAGCAACACGCAGATCGCCCGCAGACTCCACATCGAGGAGAGCACCGTGAAGTCCCACGTCCAGAACGTGCTCACCAAGCTCAACGCCCGCACCCGCGTACAGGCGGCACTCATCGCGAGCCGGGCCGGGCTCCTCGACGAACCGACGCCGTAA
- a CDS encoding protein-arginine deiminase domain-containing protein: protein MHRRNAGQVVLALTATAAMLTPPALAYAQEPLRVDLRTDVNRDGRVDVAGGTDTAGEDTWSAARGAVFLPNIDDDSRRCPTTGPGGRPLPDAQLASCNDASDTKVNGRADAADLARVRSVPVRNLPSGAKGSVKVTKGAAQSRVFVKRNGAWKPVTSQTRLTRAELRAGVEFGVEGKDVIRDSAKWDGRVAIRLKVASSAGTASDTVTLRAAPLLTHHALQNTQQLMVTKARGNDPFAKRQREFVRGLGKEARQAGITKPLVTFEKYDDIWAQDFVEPAYLNMTGPDGRQRTMRVMLRSAQNREAGRELFERLRGPDVGVVQARGRVMQTWETLNSFGNLETIPPYAHEGRSFPAGRIIMGERKDASGIRPSKEIRTLLKSQGLQDPLLLDTSWLGVGHVDEFVQFLPADTPRGWRIGLADPRAGLRLLRDAQRDGHGAKKMFSVPGFNGTRPPAETIDQTLASPHLVSDNEMAARKIAANLEILKRATGVTDEETVRVPALYSRGIRDASADVHMPLLRRLGGSAATEAARKYGQQQFPGRDGKRAPQGAASAAPAPSTVETVAYVPGAVNGVLLSRERYLAPRQWGPVIGGKDIFTEAVTAAYTRAGMKVSYLDDWYTYHLGEGEIHCGTNTLRDASAAWWKP from the coding sequence ATGCACAGGAGAAACGCCGGCCAAGTGGTACTCGCCCTCACTGCGACGGCAGCGATGCTCACGCCCCCAGCCCTGGCATACGCGCAGGAGCCGCTCCGCGTCGACCTGAGGACGGACGTCAACCGCGACGGGCGGGTCGATGTCGCCGGTGGCACCGACACGGCAGGTGAGGACACCTGGTCCGCCGCCCGGGGAGCGGTCTTCCTGCCCAACATCGACGACGACAGCAGGCGCTGCCCGACCACCGGCCCGGGCGGCCGCCCGCTCCCCGACGCCCAACTGGCCTCCTGCAACGACGCCTCGGACACGAAAGTCAACGGCAGGGCCGACGCGGCCGACCTGGCCCGGGTGCGCTCGGTACCGGTACGGAACCTGCCCTCCGGCGCCAAGGGCAGCGTCAAGGTCACCAAGGGCGCCGCGCAGAGCAGGGTCTTCGTCAAGCGGAACGGCGCCTGGAAGCCGGTCACTTCGCAGACCCGGCTGACGCGGGCCGAGCTGCGCGCCGGCGTCGAGTTCGGCGTCGAGGGCAAGGACGTCATCCGGGACAGCGCGAAGTGGGACGGCCGCGTGGCGATCCGGCTGAAGGTGGCCTCGTCCGCGGGCACCGCCTCCGACACCGTCACCCTGCGCGCGGCTCCGCTGCTCACCCACCACGCCCTGCAGAACACCCAGCAGCTGATGGTCACCAAGGCCCGCGGCAACGACCCCTTTGCCAAGCGCCAGCGCGAGTTCGTCAGGGGCCTGGGCAAGGAGGCCCGGCAGGCCGGGATCACCAAGCCTCTGGTGACCTTCGAGAAGTACGACGACATCTGGGCCCAGGACTTCGTCGAGCCGGCCTACCTCAACATGACCGGCCCGGACGGACGGCAGCGGACGATGCGCGTGATGCTGCGCTCCGCCCAGAATCGGGAGGCGGGCCGCGAACTCTTCGAGAGACTGCGCGGCCCGGACGTCGGCGTCGTGCAGGCCAGGGGCCGGGTCATGCAGACCTGGGAGACCCTGAACTCCTTCGGCAACCTGGAGACCATCCCGCCCTACGCCCATGAGGGCCGCTCGTTCCCGGCCGGACGGATCATCATGGGCGAGCGCAAGGACGCCAGCGGGATCCGTCCCTCGAAGGAGATACGCACCCTGCTGAAGTCCCAGGGACTTCAGGACCCGCTCCTGCTGGACACCTCGTGGCTCGGAGTGGGGCACGTCGACGAGTTCGTGCAGTTCCTGCCGGCCGACACCCCGCGCGGCTGGCGGATCGGTCTCGCCGACCCGCGGGCCGGACTGCGCCTGCTGCGCGACGCGCAGCGCGACGGCCACGGCGCGAAGAAGATGTTCTCCGTCCCCGGCTTCAACGGCACTCGCCCACCCGCGGAGACCATCGACCAGACCCTCGCTTCCCCCCACCTCGTGTCCGACAACGAGATGGCGGCCCGGAAGATCGCGGCCAACCTGGAGATCCTCAAGCGGGCGACAGGCGTCACCGACGAGGAGACCGTCCGGGTGCCCGCCCTCTACAGCCGGGGCATCCGGGACGCCAGTGCCGACGTCCACATGCCGCTGCTGCGCCGTCTCGGCGGCAGCGCCGCCACGGAGGCCGCCCGGAAGTACGGCCAGCAGCAGTTCCCCGGCCGCGACGGCAAGCGGGCCCCCCAGGGCGCCGCCTCCGCCGCACCGGCTCCCAGCACTGTCGAGACCGTCGCGTACGTCCCAGGCGCCGTCAACGGCGTCCTGCTCTCCCGCGAGCGCTACCTCGCCCCGCGCCAGTGGGGTCCCGTCATCGGCGGCAAGGACATCTTCACCGAGGCCGTCACCGCCGCGTACACACGCGCCGGCATGAAGGTCTCGTACCTCGACGACTGGTACACGTATCACCTCGGCGAGGGTGAGATCCACTGCGGCACCAACACCCTGCGCGACGCCTCCGCCGCCTGGTGGAAGCCGTAG
- a CDS encoding DUF5988 family protein: protein MSSDQFDAMPTAVPNVVLRGGPTWLPEEQRTRSVADVQDKLKLLIGNAYEHFEPTAETAERDGVRLRVFEWTYRTYVAE, encoded by the coding sequence ATGAGTTCTGACCAGTTCGACGCCATGCCCACGGCCGTGCCCAACGTCGTCCTGCGGGGTGGGCCCACCTGGCTGCCCGAGGAGCAACGCACCCGGTCCGTGGCCGATGTGCAGGACAAGCTGAAGCTGCTGATCGGCAACGCCTACGAGCACTTCGAACCCACCGCGGAGACCGCGGAGCGCGACGGCGTGCGGCTCCGCGTCTTCGAGTGGACGTACCGCACGTACGTCGCGGAGTGA
- a CDS encoding thioesterase II family protein has translation MPPPNTRTDQWIRAFGPTSDRPAGIRLLCFPYAGGSASFYHPMRLAVGDAAEVFGVQYPGRQERSAEPAPTGIEALVDGVCAELKESTDRPLVFFGHGMGAVVAYEVARRLEQESGTAPLGLIASGSRAPGVLVEEILHRRDDAGLIAEVRVLSGKASSLLDDAGIRNMILPTLRADYTAIETYRHSPGAELACPVTAFVGDVDPRVQMDHAHAWSRHTTAAFDLKVFPGGHFYLAAQWWAVGEMVRACLTAFGRAAGCWPELPADFDPSLTIPHHLSDGA, from the coding sequence ATGCCGCCGCCGAACACACGCACTGACCAGTGGATACGGGCCTTCGGGCCCACGTCCGACCGCCCCGCCGGGATCCGGCTGCTCTGCTTCCCGTACGCCGGGGGATCGGCGTCGTTCTACCACCCGATGCGCCTCGCGGTCGGCGATGCCGCCGAGGTGTTCGGCGTGCAGTACCCCGGCCGGCAGGAGCGCAGCGCCGAGCCCGCGCCGACCGGCATCGAGGCCCTGGTCGACGGGGTCTGCGCCGAACTGAAGGAATCGACGGACCGACCTCTGGTCTTCTTCGGGCACGGCATGGGCGCGGTCGTCGCCTACGAAGTGGCCCGGAGACTGGAGCAGGAGTCCGGCACCGCCCCGCTCGGCCTGATCGCCTCAGGAAGCCGAGCGCCCGGCGTCCTCGTCGAGGAGATTCTGCACCGCCGCGACGACGCGGGCCTGATCGCGGAGGTGCGCGTGCTCAGCGGCAAGGCGAGCAGCCTGCTCGACGACGCCGGGATCCGGAACATGATCCTTCCGACGTTGCGCGCCGACTACACCGCGATCGAGACGTACCGGCACAGCCCGGGCGCCGAACTGGCCTGCCCGGTCACGGCCTTCGTCGGTGACGTGGACCCCCGCGTCCAGATGGACCACGCACATGCATGGTCCCGGCACACCACCGCGGCCTTCGACCTGAAGGTCTTCCCCGGAGGCCACTTCTACCTCGCCGCCCAGTGGTGGGCGGTCGGCGAGATGGTGCGTGCCTGTCTGACGGCGTTCGGCCGGGCGGCGGGGTGCTGGCCCGAGCTGCCGGCCGACTTCGACCCATCCCTGACCATCCCTCACCACCTCTCCGACGGAGCGTGA
- a CDS encoding DUF418 domain-containing protein: protein MNSVGTIVAWAGISALLMLAAYLWLRRFRQGPFELVWRAAVDAPFRHVDRARERRRREKEAP, encoded by the coding sequence TTGAACAGTGTCGGCACGATTGTCGCCTGGGCCGGGATCAGCGCCCTGCTGATGCTTGCCGCGTACCTGTGGCTGCGGCGCTTCCGGCAGGGACCGTTCGAACTGGTATGGAGGGCGGCCGTGGACGCGCCCTTCCGCCATGTCGACCGTGCGCGGGAACGCCGGCGGCGCGAGAAGGAAGCCCCGTGA
- a CDS encoding alpha/beta hydrolase codes for MPVSWKQPHGTTIDLALARHRATDPKRRIGSLLVNPGGPGVPGVDFTLNAPQYFSPEVLARFDIVGFDPRGVSRSNPVTCDGDLVDARSRLLHPDSATSFVALRKANQALGENCRAANGPLADNMDTESVARDMDAIRAGLGEKRISYYGISYGTGIGQQYAELHPHRVRAMVLDSNIDHSLDNWAYQKTSAVAMEESYGQFADWCARTPSCALHGVDARAVFGSLYKRAAAGEIVRPGELPGDPPETLTPQDVQDLVLHKVAGPGYWFELAQDLADLDSTDPAPARSLRARGEQGPFVVDLVTCQDYEFDVSSYRTLARYERELARIAPVTRSSSMAWAELTGCQNWPTEVTNPPHRLDVDGTPKILLTNSRYDPATPYSWASNAARQIGREAVLLTYDGAGHGTYWQSPCMRKATDTYLLTLKTPRKGARCPAIWPTAPSPQRQSPSGNLLNPLPDLLGTGAHR; via the coding sequence GTGCCCGTCAGCTGGAAGCAACCGCACGGCACCACCATCGACCTGGCCCTGGCCCGCCACCGGGCCACCGACCCCAAGCGCCGGATCGGCTCGCTGCTGGTCAACCCGGGTGGTCCGGGTGTGCCCGGCGTGGACTTCACGCTCAATGCTCCCCAATACTTCTCGCCCGAAGTACTGGCACGCTTCGACATCGTCGGCTTCGACCCGCGCGGCGTCAGCCGCAGCAACCCCGTGACGTGTGACGGGGATCTGGTGGACGCCCGGAGCAGGCTGCTCCACCCGGACAGCGCCACCTCCTTCGTCGCCCTCCGCAAGGCAAACCAGGCACTCGGCGAGAACTGCCGTGCCGCCAACGGGCCGCTGGCCGACAACATGGACACCGAGAGCGTCGCCCGTGACATGGATGCGATCCGCGCCGGCCTGGGCGAGAAGCGGATCAGCTACTACGGCATTTCCTACGGCACCGGCATCGGCCAGCAGTACGCCGAACTCCACCCGCACCGCGTCCGCGCGATGGTCCTCGACTCCAACATCGACCACAGCCTGGACAACTGGGCGTACCAGAAGACCTCGGCCGTCGCGATGGAGGAGTCGTACGGACAGTTCGCCGACTGGTGCGCCCGTACGCCGTCCTGCGCGCTCCACGGCGTTGACGCCCGCGCTGTGTTCGGCTCGCTGTACAAGCGCGCTGCCGCCGGAGAGATCGTCCGGCCGGGCGAACTGCCGGGCGACCCGCCCGAGACCCTCACCCCGCAGGACGTCCAGGATCTCGTCCTGCACAAGGTGGCCGGCCCGGGCTACTGGTTCGAGCTCGCCCAGGATCTCGCCGACCTGGACTCCACCGACCCCGCACCGGCACGGTCCCTCCGGGCGCGCGGCGAGCAGGGCCCGTTCGTGGTCGACCTGGTGACGTGCCAGGACTACGAGTTCGACGTCTCCTCGTACCGCACCCTCGCCCGCTACGAACGCGAACTCGCCCGTATCGCGCCCGTCACCCGGTCCAGCTCCATGGCCTGGGCCGAGCTGACCGGCTGCCAGAACTGGCCGACCGAGGTGACCAACCCGCCGCACCGGCTCGATGTCGACGGCACCCCGAAGATCCTGCTCACCAACAGCCGCTACGACCCGGCCACCCCGTACTCCTGGGCCTCCAACGCCGCCCGTCAGATCGGCCGGGAGGCCGTGCTCCTCACCTACGACGGCGCCGGTCACGGCACCTACTGGCAGAGCCCGTGCATGCGCAAGGCGACCGACACCTACCTCCTCACCCTGAAGACTCCGCGTAAGGGCGCCCGCTGCCCCGCGATCTGGCCCACGGCCCCCTCCCCCCAGAGGCAGTCGCCGAGCGGCAATCTCCTCAACCCGCTGCCTGACCTGCTGGGCACCGGGGCGCACCGGTGA
- a CDS encoding S8 family peptidase: MSGPAAYAGPKDATDTIAQSAERHDTTARPGSTRRVTLLTGDRVVVGAGGRVVGVEMAKGREKIPVEVSRHNSRTLAVPADAHPLIADGTLEQRLFDVGALDEAARHGSRKGALGVIVGYRGGAFAMKARVRSADAAQRPRSLKVLNADAVRVEPQDATKLWNTLTHVQRSGTRTAATGITRVWLDGIRKATLDKSVPQIGAPRAWAGGHDGKGVKIAVLDTGVDATHPDLTTQVIAQKNFSTSADSKDRDGHGTHVASTLAGTGAKSGGAFKGVAPGAKILSGKVLDDTGYGEDAGVLAGLEWAVGQGAQVVNFSLGGTDSPELDVLEAAVNRLSAEKDILFVAGSGNDGPRSGTVLSPGSADAALTVGAVDGDDKLADFSSIGPRIGDGAIKPDVTAPGVDITAAAAKGSDYATGAGEKPPGYVTISGTSMATPHVAGAAAILKQAHPGWTYAQLKAALIGSAKDGGYSAFQQGAGRIQVDKAVKQTVIAETPSVSFGTQSWPHGDDTPVTRQLTYRNLGKTDVTLKLAANAIDPGGRPAPAGFFTLPHTSVTVPAGGKASVDLTVNTRLGGTTDGGYSLYVTATGDGQTVRTAAGVDREVESYDVTVKYIGRDGEPAPATRTSSKLTGVSGPRKGYSASLTPDASGTARIRLAKGSYLLDTKINEGPVAPGSGGDWIVQPKLDITGETTVTIDARTTRPIDVTIQDATAKQAGVLSYYKIGSGYNEVEAGVFAQSMKNLRTAHLGPRASRDFVQQWVARWEKGAGSEYVTVSGGLVRKFATGYTKHFTAGQFATVKVGFGAAAPGRAGVVLASGFLPSTKVAMFAARPESRGLPLKRTLHLSTAEKARWVLGADQFESAEGVLPQIEYKHAVPQIYRPGRTYQETFGTGVIAPGPLGQNNGVLRDGNVMKFDQRIFTDGQGHPGLSVYSSTRTTLHRNGTKIAQTEDPMEGSVAYEVPAAAARYRLTTSFRRDARISAVSTRIDASWTFRSKKTSQETAMPLSSVRFRPALALDSTAPAGRIQTVPVTIEGAAAGNLKSLSVHASYDDGRTWKKLKVSDGKVSLKNPAKGKGIALRAAITDKQGNKSTVSVHNAYRGR, from the coding sequence ATGAGCGGTCCGGCAGCCTACGCCGGGCCCAAGGACGCGACGGACACCATCGCCCAAAGCGCGGAGCGACACGATACGACCGCTCGGCCCGGCTCCACGCGCCGCGTCACGCTGCTGACCGGTGATCGTGTCGTCGTCGGTGCGGGCGGCCGCGTCGTCGGTGTGGAGATGGCCAAGGGGCGTGAGAAGATCCCTGTCGAGGTGTCCAGACACAACAGCCGCACTCTGGCCGTGCCTGCGGACGCGCACCCTCTGATCGCCGACGGCACGCTTGAGCAGCGCCTCTTCGACGTCGGTGCCTTGGACGAAGCAGCCCGCCACGGGAGCCGGAAGGGCGCGTTGGGCGTCATCGTCGGCTACCGGGGCGGCGCCTTTGCGATGAAGGCGCGAGTCCGCTCCGCGGACGCCGCCCAGCGGCCTCGTTCGCTGAAAGTCCTGAACGCGGACGCGGTCAGGGTCGAGCCGCAGGACGCCACCAAGCTGTGGAACACCCTCACCCACGTCCAACGCTCCGGCACCCGCACCGCCGCCACCGGCATCACCCGTGTCTGGCTGGACGGGATCCGCAAGGCGACCCTGGACAAGAGCGTTCCCCAGATCGGCGCGCCGCGGGCGTGGGCCGGTGGTCACGACGGCAAGGGCGTGAAGATCGCGGTGCTGGACACCGGCGTCGATGCCACACACCCCGACCTCACCACCCAGGTCATCGCCCAGAAGAACTTCTCCACCTCTGCTGACAGCAAGGACCGCGACGGGCACGGCACTCATGTCGCGTCCACCCTGGCCGGTACCGGTGCCAAGTCGGGCGGCGCGTTCAAAGGCGTCGCCCCGGGCGCGAAGATCCTCAGCGGCAAGGTCCTCGATGACACCGGCTACGGCGAGGACGCCGGCGTCCTCGCCGGGTTGGAGTGGGCTGTCGGGCAGGGCGCGCAGGTGGTGAATTTCAGCCTCGGCGGTACGGACAGCCCCGAGCTGGACGTCCTGGAGGCCGCGGTCAACCGGTTGTCGGCCGAGAAGGACATCCTGTTCGTCGCCGGGTCGGGCAACGACGGGCCGAGGTCCGGCACGGTGCTCTCACCCGGCAGCGCGGACGCCGCGCTCACCGTCGGCGCGGTCGACGGCGATGACAAACTGGCCGACTTCTCCAGCATCGGCCCGCGGATCGGTGACGGTGCCATCAAGCCCGACGTGACCGCGCCGGGTGTCGACATCACCGCCGCCGCGGCCAAGGGCAGTGATTACGCCACGGGTGCGGGCGAGAAGCCGCCGGGCTACGTGACCATTTCGGGTACGTCGATGGCGACCCCACACGTCGCGGGCGCGGCGGCCATCCTGAAGCAGGCCCACCCGGGCTGGACGTACGCGCAGCTGAAAGCCGCCCTCATCGGTTCCGCCAAGGACGGCGGGTACTCGGCGTTCCAGCAGGGCGCGGGCCGTATCCAGGTCGACAAGGCCGTCAAGCAGACCGTCATCGCGGAGACCCCCTCGGTGAGCTTCGGCACGCAGTCATGGCCACACGGCGACGACACGCCGGTCACCCGGCAGCTGACGTACCGCAACCTCGGCAAGACGGACGTCACCCTGAAGCTCGCGGCGAACGCCATCGACCCCGGGGGTCGTCCCGCTCCGGCCGGCTTCTTCACTCTGCCCCACACCAGCGTCACCGTTCCGGCGGGCGGCAAGGCCTCCGTCGACCTCACCGTCAACACCAGGCTGGGCGGCACCACGGACGGCGGATACTCCTTGTACGTGACCGCCACCGGCGACGGCCAGACGGTCCGCACGGCCGCCGGTGTGGACCGCGAAGTCGAGTCGTACGACGTGACGGTGAAGTACATCGGCCGGGACGGCGAACCCGCTCCCGCCACCCGCACGAGCAGCAAGCTGACCGGCGTGAGCGGTCCCCGGAAGGGGTACTCCGCCTCCTTGACGCCCGACGCGTCCGGTACGGCCAGGATCCGCCTGGCCAAGGGAAGTTACCTGCTCGACACCAAGATCAACGAGGGCCCAGTGGCCCCCGGCTCAGGCGGCGACTGGATCGTGCAGCCGAAGCTGGACATCACCGGGGAGACGACGGTCACGATCGACGCCCGCACCACCAGACCCATTGACGTGACGATCCAGGACGCCACGGCCAAGCAGGCGGGCGTGCTGTCGTACTACAAGATCGGAAGCGGTTACAACGAGGTCGAGGCGGGCGTCTTCGCCCAGTCGATGAAGAATCTGCGTACCGCACATCTGGGACCGCGGGCCTCCCGGGACTTCGTGCAGCAGTGGGTCGCACGGTGGGAGAAGGGAGCCGGCTCCGAGTACGTCACGGTGTCCGGCGGCCTGGTACGAAAGTTCGCCACCGGCTACACCAAGCACTTCACAGCCGGCCAGTTCGCCACCGTGAAGGTCGGTTTCGGGGCCGCGGCCCCGGGCAGGGCGGGTGTGGTCCTGGCATCCGGCTTCCTGCCCTCGACCAAGGTGGCCATGTTCGCGGCGCGACCGGAAAGCCGCGGCCTTCCGCTCAAGCGCACGCTCCACCTGTCGACGGCCGAGAAGGCCCGGTGGGTCCTCGGCGCCGACCAGTTCGAGAGCGCCGAAGGGGTGCTGCCGCAAATCGAGTACAAACACGCCGTCCCGCAGATCTACCGGCCCGGCAGGACCTACCAGGAGACGTTCGGTACCGGAGTCATCGCGCCCGGCCCGCTCGGCCAGAACAACGGCGTTCTGAGGGACGGCAACGTCATGAAGTTCGACCAGCGGATCTTCACCGACGGCCAGGGTCACCCGGGCCTGTCGGTGTACTCGTCGACCAGGACGACACTCCATCGCAACGGCACCAAGATCGCCCAGACCGAGGACCCGATGGAGGGATCAGTCGCGTACGAGGTCCCGGCCGCGGCTGCCCGGTACAGGCTGACCACGTCCTTCAGGCGCGACGCCAGGATCAGCGCGGTCTCGACCCGTATCGACGCGAGCTGGACCTTCCGTTCGAAGAAGACCAGCCAAGAGACGGCGATGCCCCTGTCGTCGGTGCGCTTCCGGCCAGCGCTCGCTCTCGACAGCACCGCTCCCGCCGGCCGGATCCAGACGGTACCGGTCACCATCGAAGGCGCCGCCGCGGGCAACCTCAAGTCGCTGTCCGTCCACGCCTCCTACGACGACGGCAGGACCTGGAAGAAGCTGAAGGTCAGCGACGGCAAGGTGTCCCTGAAGAACCCCGCGAAGGGCAAGGGAATCGCGCTCCGCGCCGCGATCACGGACAAGCAGGGCAACAAGTCGACGGTGTCGGTCCACAACGCCTACCGCGGCAGGTGA